Genomic segment of Bacillus sp. BGMRC 2118:
ATAAATATCTCCGCACTATTAAAGAGGCTTCAAGATGATACGGTGCAAGAGGTAATTCTTGCAACTAATCCGAATATTGAAGGTGAAGCCACGGCAATGTATATATCAAGACTGCTTAAACCAACTGGAATAAAGATAACAAGGATTGCGCATGGACTTCCTGTTGGTGGTGACTTAGAGTACGCAGATGAAGTGACATTATCCAAGGCTCTAGAAGGCCGTAGAGAATTATAATTTCACCATATTAGGAGGCTATTCATGTTCTTTCACCGAAAGGGAAAACTCAGAAGAGAATTTAATGAACAGCTCTTACAAACATTAGAAGGTAGTAAGTATGACTGGATGAAACAAAAAGAAATGTTTAATAAATGTGTAGAACCATCAGAAGAAGTAGTTGCTAGTATGAAAATTGCTGAAGCAAAGTATTTCTTTCTAATCAGAGAAGCAAAACATAGAAAGGTTTCT
This window contains:
- a CDS encoding DUF2508 family protein codes for the protein MFFHRKGKLRREFNEQLLQTLEGSKYDWMKQKEMFNKCVEPSEEVVASMKIAEAKYFFLIREAKHRKVSVKG